A stretch of Streptomyces vietnamensis DNA encodes these proteins:
- a CDS encoding RICIN domain-containing protein, producing the protein MQRIMKLTAFARARHGLLVLAASLGLVFGVSAVPAQASSFIYLGTVEIQAAHSGKCLEVADWSKADGAPVRQWDCHHGDNQKWYRWGLSDDPNAFFYINVNSGKCLEIGGWNRNNGATANQWGCHYGLNQMFRGDRGLRMDGAYAYQKCLEIADWRTDNGAPARLWDCHSGDNQYFYIYAA; encoded by the coding sequence TTGCAGAGGATCATGAAACTCACCGCGTTTGCCCGTGCCAGGCACGGGCTGCTTGTTCTTGCCGCCTCCCTGGGGCTCGTCTTCGGCGTCTCGGCCGTTCCGGCCCAGGCCTCGTCCTTCATTTATCTGGGCACCGTCGAGATCCAGGCGGCGCACTCTGGGAAGTGTCTTGAGGTGGCGGACTGGAGCAAGGCGGATGGCGCGCCCGTCCGGCAGTGGGACTGCCACCATGGCGACAACCAGAAGTGGTACCGCTGGGGCCTCTCGGACGACCCCAACGCGTTCTTCTACATCAACGTCAACAGCGGTAAGTGCCTGGAGATCGGCGGCTGGAACCGCAACAACGGTGCGACCGCCAATCAGTGGGGCTGCCACTACGGCCTCAACCAGATGTTCCGCGGTGATCGCGGACTCCGAATGGACGGGGCGTACGCCTACCAGAAGTGCCTGGAGATAGCTGACTGGCGCACGGACAACGGCGCCCCGGCGCGGCTGTGGGACTGCCACAGCGGCGACAACCAGTACTTCTACATCTACGCCGCGTAA
- a CDS encoding xanthine dehydrogenase family protein molybdopterin-binding subunit translates to MTRHEPATAQPSTAVRRDARQKVTGEARYAVDRTPPGCLHACPVPAAVARGRVTAVHADEILQRPGVHAVLTHENAPRLGDADDPTLALLQEDRVPHRGWFVAVVVADTPENARAAADVLRIDYAPSEHDVRLSADHPRLYTPEKANGGHPAVRERGDFDTAFAASPVRIDATYTMGALHNHPMEPHAATAWWDDDGLTVYDSSQGATTVRDVLARLFRLPQQKVTVVSAYVGGGFGSKGTPRPPAVLAAMAARHTGRPVRLALPRRYLPATVGHRAPTIQRVRIGAAADGTIAALAHDVVTQTSTVKEFVEQAAVPARTMYTSPHSRTTHRVVALDVPTPSWMRAPGEASGMYALEAAMDELAETVGVDPVELRLRNEPDTEPDSGKPFSSRGLAACLRDGARRFGWADRDPRPGVRRDGDVLAGTGVAAATYPVLLSPCRASAHAAPDGRFVVRVDATDIGTGARTVLAQIAAEALGAPLDSVRVELGSSRLPDAPVAGGSSGTASWGWAVHKACATLRATLAADPGRPLPPEGITVEADTQEEAGRTSPYARHAFGAHFAEVRVDTVTGEVRVSRLLGVYAVGRVLNARTARSQFIGGMTMGLGMALTEHSTMDLVFGDFRERDLASYHVPACADVPDIEAHWVDEHDPHLNPMGSKGIGEIGIVGTAAAIANAVHHACGVRLRDLPLTPDRLLPLLTARAPTP, encoded by the coding sequence ATGACCCGTCATGAACCCGCGACCGCGCAGCCTTCGACGGCCGTCAGGCGTGACGCCCGCCAGAAGGTGACGGGCGAGGCCCGTTACGCCGTCGACCGGACGCCGCCCGGCTGCCTCCACGCCTGCCCGGTGCCCGCCGCCGTCGCCCGCGGGCGGGTCACCGCCGTCCACGCCGACGAGATCCTGCAGCGCCCCGGCGTGCACGCCGTCCTCACCCACGAGAACGCCCCGCGCCTCGGCGACGCCGACGACCCGACGCTCGCGCTGCTCCAGGAGGACCGGGTCCCCCACCGGGGCTGGTTCGTCGCCGTCGTGGTCGCCGACACGCCCGAGAACGCCCGCGCCGCCGCTGACGTACTGCGGATCGACTACGCGCCGAGCGAGCACGACGTCCGGCTGAGCGCCGACCACCCGCGTCTCTATACGCCCGAGAAGGCCAACGGCGGCCATCCGGCCGTACGCGAGCGGGGCGACTTCGACACCGCCTTCGCCGCGTCCCCGGTCCGCATCGACGCCACCTACACCATGGGCGCCCTGCACAACCACCCGATGGAACCGCACGCCGCCACTGCCTGGTGGGACGACGACGGCCTGACCGTGTACGACTCCAGCCAGGGCGCGACGACCGTACGGGACGTCCTCGCGCGCCTGTTCCGGCTGCCCCAGCAGAAGGTCACCGTCGTCTCCGCCTACGTGGGCGGCGGCTTCGGCTCCAAGGGCACCCCCCGGCCGCCGGCCGTCCTCGCGGCGATGGCTGCCCGGCACACCGGCCGGCCCGTCCGGCTCGCCCTGCCCCGCCGCTACCTGCCCGCCACCGTGGGGCACCGCGCGCCCACCATCCAGCGCGTCCGCATCGGCGCCGCCGCCGACGGAACGATCGCGGCCCTCGCCCACGACGTGGTCACCCAGACGTCCACGGTGAAGGAGTTCGTCGAACAGGCCGCCGTCCCGGCCCGTACCATGTACACCTCTCCTCACAGCCGCACCACCCACCGGGTGGTCGCCCTGGACGTGCCCACCCCGTCGTGGATGCGCGCCCCCGGCGAGGCGTCCGGGATGTACGCCCTCGAAGCGGCCATGGACGAACTCGCCGAGACGGTCGGCGTCGACCCGGTGGAGCTCCGGCTGCGCAACGAACCCGACACCGAGCCCGACAGCGGCAAACCGTTCAGCAGCCGGGGCCTCGCCGCCTGCCTGCGGGACGGCGCGCGCCGGTTCGGCTGGGCGGACCGGGACCCGCGCCCCGGCGTCCGACGGGACGGGGACGTGCTGGCCGGTACGGGTGTCGCCGCCGCCACCTACCCCGTACTCCTGAGCCCGTGCCGCGCCTCCGCCCACGCCGCCCCGGACGGCCGCTTCGTCGTCCGCGTCGACGCCACCGACATCGGCACCGGGGCGCGGACCGTCCTCGCCCAGATCGCCGCCGAGGCCCTCGGCGCCCCGCTCGACTCCGTACGCGTCGAACTCGGCAGCAGTCGACTGCCCGACGCTCCCGTCGCCGGCGGTTCCTCCGGGACCGCGTCCTGGGGCTGGGCCGTGCACAAGGCCTGTGCCACGCTGCGCGCGACCCTGGCCGCCGACCCCGGCCGTCCGCTGCCGCCCGAGGGCATCACGGTCGAGGCGGACACGCAGGAGGAAGCGGGGCGGACGTCCCCCTACGCCCGCCACGCCTTCGGCGCCCACTTCGCGGAGGTCCGCGTCGACACCGTCACCGGCGAGGTCCGGGTGAGCCGGCTGCTCGGCGTCTACGCCGTGGGCCGGGTCCTCAACGCGCGCACCGCCCGCTCCCAGTTCATCGGCGGCATGACGATGGGGCTCGGGATGGCGCTCACCGAACACAGCACCATGGACCTCGTCTTCGGCGACTTCCGCGAACGCGACCTGGCCTCTTACCACGTCCCTGCCTGCGCCGACGTACCGGACATCGAGGCACACTGGGTGGACGAGCACGACCCCCACCTCAACCCGATGGGCAGCAAGGGCATCGGAGAGATCGGCATCGTCGGCACGGCGGCGGCGATCGCCAACGCCGTCCACCACGCATGCGGCGTCCGCCTCCGAGACCTCCCCCTGACCCCCGACCGCCTCCTCCCTCTGCTCACCGCCCGGGCGCCCACCCCCTAG
- a CDS encoding FAD binding domain-containing protein — translation MKPFAYVRPERAEEAIALLAAHPGARFLAGGTNLVDLMKLGVIGPPLLVDLGALPLDGVAETPDGGLLIGATARNSDVAAHPDVRTRYPVLSQALLAGASPQLRNAATTGGNLLQRTRCPYFQDTSTPCNKRLPGSGCPAREGVHRDLAVLGHSTHCVATHPSDMAVALAALDAEVRLRGADGERTVPVAAFHRLPGDRPDLDTVVAPGELITGVTLPPPPPGALSAYRKARDRASYAFALVSVALVLTVEDGRVGHAALAFGGLAHKPWRAQAAEEVLRGAPATAETFRRAADAELAAAEPLRDNGFKVPLARNLAVSLLGDLASRAAAAAP, via the coding sequence GTGAAGCCCTTCGCGTACGTGCGCCCCGAACGCGCCGAGGAGGCCATCGCGCTCCTCGCGGCCCACCCCGGCGCCCGCTTCCTGGCAGGCGGCACCAACCTCGTGGACCTGATGAAACTGGGCGTCATCGGCCCGCCGCTGCTCGTCGACCTCGGCGCCCTGCCCCTCGACGGCGTCGCGGAGACCCCCGACGGCGGCCTGCTGATCGGGGCGACCGCGCGCAACAGCGACGTCGCCGCCCACCCCGACGTGCGCACCCGCTACCCCGTGCTGTCCCAGGCCCTGCTGGCCGGCGCCTCGCCCCAGCTCCGCAACGCGGCCACCACCGGAGGCAACCTCCTCCAGCGCACCCGCTGCCCCTACTTCCAGGACACGTCCACTCCGTGCAACAAGCGTCTGCCCGGTTCCGGCTGCCCTGCCCGGGAGGGCGTCCACCGGGACCTCGCAGTCCTCGGCCACTCCACCCACTGTGTCGCCACGCACCCCTCGGACATGGCCGTCGCCCTCGCCGCCCTCGACGCAGAGGTCCGGCTGCGCGGGGCGGACGGCGAGCGGACGGTGCCCGTCGCCGCCTTCCACCGGCTGCCCGGCGACCGCCCGGACCTGGACACCGTCGTCGCGCCCGGCGAACTCATCACGGGCGTGACGCTCCCCCCGCCGCCGCCCGGCGCGCTCAGCGCCTACCGCAAGGCACGCGACCGCGCCTCGTACGCCTTCGCGCTCGTCTCCGTCGCCCTCGTCCTGACCGTCGAGGACGGCCGGGTGGGGCACGCCGCCCTCGCTTTCGGCGGTCTCGCCCACAAGCCCTGGCGGGCGCAGGCGGCGGAGGAGGTGTTGCGGGGCGCGCCGGCCACCGCCGAGACCTTCCGGCGGGCCGCCGATGCCGAACTCGCCGCCGCCGAGCCCCTCCGCGACAACGGCTTCAAGGTGCCGCTGGCCCGCAACCTCGCCGTGAGCCTCTTGGGTGACCTCGCGTCCCGCGCCGCCGCGGCCGCCCCGTGA
- a CDS encoding 2Fe-2S iron-sulfur cluster-binding protein, with protein MDQTLPERASTVALRVNGTDCSLALDHRTTLLDALRDHLDLTGTKKGCDHGQCGACTVLLDGRRVNSCLLFAVACAGRSVTTVEGLTDGERLHPVQEAFVARDALQCGYCTPGQICSAVALLDEAARGEPSHVTPPERLPGEPVALTPDEIRERMSGNICRCGAYPNIVAAIQEVAR; from the coding sequence GTGGACCAGACCCTGCCGGAGCGCGCGTCCACAGTGGCGCTGCGCGTCAACGGAACGGACTGCTCGCTCGCCCTCGACCACCGCACGACCCTGCTTGACGCGCTGCGCGACCACCTCGACCTCACCGGAACCAAGAAGGGCTGCGACCACGGACAGTGCGGTGCCTGCACCGTCCTCCTCGACGGCCGGCGCGTGAACAGCTGTCTGCTGTTCGCCGTCGCGTGCGCTGGCCGTTCCGTCACCACCGTCGAGGGCCTCACGGACGGCGAGCGCCTCCATCCGGTCCAGGAGGCGTTCGTCGCCCGGGACGCCCTGCAGTGCGGCTACTGCACACCGGGCCAGATCTGCTCGGCCGTGGCCCTGCTGGACGAGGCAGCGCGCGGCGAACCCTCGCACGTGACACCGCCGGAACGACTGCCGGGTGAGCCCGTCGCCCTCACACCGGACGAGATCCGGGAACGCATGAGCGGGAACATCTGCCGCTGCGGCGCCTACCCGAACATCGTGGCCGCGATCCAGGAGGTCGCACGGTGA
- a CDS encoding ribosome-inactivating family protein: MFLKFIRGLLAMVLGVSLLPALASPASAVEEDFISNYRNLIQDIRNGVARDGAHTTGASSAQTEPRELGDGMVVVSLRDITPDYAPEVRLVINRTNTYVQGYYLPAQNRYYRFPNSSTDDINALPAGTNPQVSTLNFGESYPDMGSSRLTRAIPGSSDRRPINISWPGLQQAIATLGATQPDSLRSDNLGEPLTVVIVALVEAARNRHIEDLLIETFRTWDSLDASTIAVFVNNWATMSDIYAQRSETNNLYFEYTYYDAGRLVTQFVNRVWLAAWLALLARPNVRSMPMCSDDPSLPPSPECAQPTPGTSVANAPAASTRAAYSYIADTQDEFGTGIGVPRSYTGGFFGPGTKFGTEGYQSSFTYDNAVTVIALTKGARRDLTRAVRLGNSLLYAQDHDPENDGRIRASYLPNPFITTLGRDYPAGTPYIGGWSVYTGNMAWAGMAFCHLYKATGDGRYLDGALRAANWIQTNSADDRGAGGYIGGYADTSTAEDGSGMVKRTWKATEHNIDVGAFFSMLNQLTGDQVWKARSDNAFAFVKTMLSADRNHLWTGTGLDGVTTNEDAVPEDVQTWSYLATLDPAYERTVDWAAGRMAATDGPVDPGTNEKLFKGVSFGAMDTTKVWFEGTAHLLAAYHVRNKTGDAASAAVLQKTLENAQTSAPNNDGRAIVAASDDGLDTGQGDLYYASRHTGATAWYLLAGVGANPFRL; the protein is encoded by the coding sequence ATGTTCCTCAAATTCATCCGTGGCCTTCTCGCGATGGTTCTCGGAGTCTCCCTCCTCCCGGCCCTGGCCAGTCCCGCCTCAGCCGTCGAAGAAGATTTCATCTCCAACTACAGAAACCTCATCCAGGACATCCGGAACGGAGTGGCCAGGGACGGGGCACACACCACCGGAGCAAGTTCGGCACAGACGGAGCCACGTGAACTCGGCGACGGCATGGTCGTCGTGTCGCTCAGGGACATCACCCCCGATTACGCCCCTGAAGTGCGACTCGTCATCAATCGGACGAACACGTATGTGCAGGGCTACTACCTGCCGGCCCAGAACCGGTACTACAGGTTCCCGAACTCGTCCACGGACGACATCAACGCTCTCCCGGCCGGCACCAACCCGCAGGTGTCCACGCTGAATTTCGGCGAATCGTATCCGGATATGGGATCCAGCAGGCTCACCCGAGCGATTCCGGGCAGTTCGGACCGTCGGCCCATCAACATCAGCTGGCCGGGTCTCCAGCAGGCGATCGCTACGCTCGGCGCGACGCAGCCCGACTCCCTGCGAAGCGACAACCTGGGCGAGCCTCTCACGGTGGTCATCGTGGCCCTGGTGGAGGCAGCCCGAAACCGCCACATCGAAGACCTGCTGATAGAAACCTTCAGGACCTGGGATTCGCTGGACGCCAGCACCATCGCGGTGTTCGTCAACAACTGGGCCACGATGTCCGACATCTACGCTCAGCGGAGTGAGACGAACAACCTCTATTTCGAGTACACCTATTACGACGCCGGGCGCCTGGTGACGCAGTTCGTCAACCGGGTCTGGCTGGCCGCCTGGCTGGCGCTCCTGGCGCGCCCGAACGTGAGATCGATGCCCATGTGCTCCGACGACCCTTCACTCCCGCCCTCGCCGGAATGTGCGCAGCCCACCCCGGGGACATCTGTGGCGAACGCTCCGGCGGCGTCGACGCGGGCCGCCTACAGCTACATCGCCGACACGCAGGACGAGTTCGGTACGGGCATCGGCGTCCCCCGCAGCTACACCGGCGGTTTCTTCGGCCCCGGCACCAAGTTCGGGACCGAGGGCTACCAGTCGTCGTTCACCTACGACAACGCCGTCACCGTCATCGCCCTGACGAAGGGCGCCCGTCGTGACCTGACCCGCGCGGTGCGGCTGGGCAACAGCCTGCTGTACGCCCAGGACCACGACCCCGAGAACGACGGCCGGATCCGGGCTTCGTACCTGCCCAATCCGTTCATCACCACGCTCGGCCGCGACTACCCGGCCGGCACGCCCTACATCGGCGGCTGGTCGGTCTACACCGGGAACATGGCCTGGGCAGGCATGGCGTTCTGCCATCTCTACAAGGCCACCGGCGACGGCAGGTACCTCGACGGAGCGCTGCGGGCCGCGAATTGGATCCAGACCAACTCGGCCGACGACCGCGGAGCGGGCGGGTACATCGGCGGATACGCCGACACCTCCACCGCCGAGGACGGCAGCGGCATGGTCAAGCGGACCTGGAAGGCCACCGAGCACAACATCGACGTCGGTGCGTTCTTCTCCATGCTGAACCAGCTCACCGGCGATCAGGTGTGGAAAGCCCGGTCGGACAACGCGTTCGCCTTCGTCAAGACGATGCTGAGCGCCGACCGCAACCACCTGTGGACCGGCACCGGCCTCGACGGCGTCACCACCAACGAGGACGCCGTGCCCGAAGATGTTCAGACCTGGAGCTACCTGGCCACCCTCGACCCCGCCTACGAGCGCACCGTCGACTGGGCGGCGGGACGCATGGCCGCCACGGACGGCCCGGTGGACCCCGGCACCAATGAAAAGCTGTTCAAGGGTGTCAGCTTCGGCGCCATGGACACCACCAAGGTCTGGTTCGAAGGCACCGCTCACCTCCTGGCCGCCTACCACGTCCGCAACAAGACCGGCGATGCGGCCAGCGCCGCTGTCCTCCAGAAGACCCTGGAGAACGCCCAGACCTCGGCCCCCAACAACGACGGCCGGGCGATCGTCGCCGCCTCCGACGACGGCCTCGACACCGGCCAGGGCGACCTCTACTACGCCTCCCGCCACACCGGCGCCACCGCCTGGTACCTCCTGGCCGGTGTCGGAGCCAATCCCTTCCGCCTCTGA
- a CDS encoding IclR family transcriptional regulator, protein MDISDISSGVGVLDKAAVILGALASGPATLAGLVASTGLARPTAHRLALALERHRLVTRDLQGRFVLGPRLGELSAAAGEDCLLAAAGPVLTSLRNATGESAQLYRRQGEMRVCVAAAERTSGLRDIVPVGSTLPMKVGSAAQVLLAWEEPERFYEGLQGARFTATALSGVRRRGWAQSIGEREPGMASVSAPVRDSSHRVVAAVTVTGPIQRLTRHPGARLAKAAVDAADRLTEAVSHP, encoded by the coding sequence ATGGACATTTCAGATATTTCTAGTGGCGTTGGCGTCCTCGACAAGGCCGCGGTGATCCTCGGTGCGCTGGCGTCGGGTCCGGCCACTCTGGCCGGGCTGGTCGCCTCCACCGGCTTGGCACGGCCCACTGCGCACCGACTCGCCCTCGCACTCGAACGTCACCGTCTGGTCACCAGGGACCTGCAGGGCCGCTTCGTCCTCGGCCCTCGACTCGGCGAGCTCTCGGCCGCCGCGGGCGAGGACTGCCTGCTGGCCGCCGCCGGCCCGGTCCTCACCTCCCTCCGGAACGCCACCGGCGAGAGCGCGCAGCTCTACCGGCGCCAGGGCGAGATGCGCGTCTGCGTCGCTGCCGCCGAACGCACCTCCGGCCTGCGCGACATCGTGCCGGTGGGGTCCACGCTCCCCATGAAGGTCGGCTCCGCCGCCCAGGTGCTGCTGGCCTGGGAGGAACCCGAGCGCTTCTACGAAGGTCTGCAGGGTGCTCGCTTCACGGCCACCGCCCTCAGCGGCGTACGGCGCCGGGGCTGGGCCCAGTCGATCGGAGAGCGCGAACCCGGCATGGCCTCCGTCTCGGCGCCGGTCCGCGACTCGTCCCACCGTGTCGTCGCCGCCGTCACGGTCACCGGCCCGATCCAACGCCTCACCCGACACCCCGGCGCCCGGCTCGCGAAGGCCGCCGTCGACGCGGCCGACCGCCTCACCGAAGCCGTCTCCCACCCCTGA
- a CDS encoding SMI1/KNR4 family protein produces the protein MTSDLVQDSWTRIDAWLREHAPRTFATLRPPAGDEEIAAAQRELGVIFPPDLVASLLRHNGALEGPEAFRFSTGDRLLGVSGILGNTGFMRGIDQGLDGETEDYWLHDYVKFGSYDATSDGLLMDCRTGRDSFGAIGRFFDETGTSFGQAGSLGEYLAELAGTLERGQDAGVVTFNGRLFWEGRPPARPQYSADEPLPAPDEQLPELNLSYSPTDLLHVSHLDGHGELGALIAVLPYEQVVDAARKQLRRLAVETGLNNYPEVKTALDAWECGVAPPQPDQTGPLALRLRAVLAQADTGRDHTRRWAAEKIALGIWGSPYRSVCESAETRSHFTLDWRADLHADLGNQPLPPIPDDRFWGALRNPAIDSSWYAAQYSQDQD, from the coding sequence ATGACATCAGACCTGGTCCAGGACTCATGGACTCGCATCGACGCGTGGCTGCGCGAGCACGCGCCCCGCACGTTTGCCACGCTTCGGCCGCCCGCAGGCGACGAAGAGATCGCAGCAGCGCAACGGGAACTGGGGGTCATCTTTCCTCCGGACCTGGTCGCTTCACTCCTCCGGCACAACGGGGCGCTGGAGGGACCTGAGGCTTTCCGCTTCAGCACGGGCGACCGGCTGCTCGGAGTGAGCGGAATCCTTGGGAACACCGGGTTCATGCGCGGCATCGACCAGGGCCTCGACGGGGAGACCGAGGACTACTGGCTTCACGATTACGTGAAGTTCGGTTCTTACGACGCGACGTCGGACGGTCTTCTGATGGATTGCCGTACCGGGCGGGACTCCTTCGGTGCGATCGGACGGTTCTTCGACGAGACCGGTACCAGTTTCGGGCAGGCCGGCTCGCTGGGTGAGTATCTGGCCGAACTGGCCGGCACGCTTGAGCGCGGCCAGGACGCCGGTGTCGTCACCTTCAACGGCCGGCTGTTCTGGGAGGGGCGTCCGCCTGCCAGGCCGCAGTACAGTGCCGACGAGCCCCTTCCCGCACCGGATGAGCAGCTGCCAGAGCTGAACCTGTCCTACAGTCCCACCGACCTCCTCCACGTGAGCCACCTGGACGGGCATGGGGAACTCGGTGCGCTGATCGCAGTCCTGCCGTATGAGCAGGTGGTCGACGCCGCGCGGAAGCAGCTGCGCAGACTGGCGGTCGAAACGGGCCTGAACAACTACCCGGAGGTCAAGACAGCCCTGGACGCGTGGGAGTGCGGTGTGGCCCCGCCGCAGCCGGACCAGACCGGCCCGCTCGCCTTGCGACTCCGCGCGGTGCTCGCACAGGCCGACACCGGCCGAGACCACACGCGCAGGTGGGCCGCGGAGAAAATAGCCCTCGGGATCTGGGGGTCCCCGTACAGGTCCGTGTGCGAGAGCGCGGAGACCCGGAGTCACTTCACTCTCGACTGGCGTGCGGATCTGCATGCGGACCTGGGCAATCAGCCCCTGCCACCGATACCTGACGACCGATTCTGGGGGGCGCTGCGCAACCCCGCCATCGACTCCAGTTGGTACGCGGCCCAGTACAGCCAAGATCAGGACTGA
- a CDS encoding transposase family protein has product MVIPLITPATEGALLVPYPAMLDVPHELVEHVAWLLYEHRLARNTRRRKLGCFQQALLTLVHLRKNETFSQLGVGFGISQATAWRYVDETLDILVSWAPGLHEALAGLGEGDHVIVDGTLIPIDRIHADEPYYSQKHKKHGMNVQVIARPDGTPLWFSRATPGRTHDLTAARAHGIVQVCLTRQILVLADRAYQGAGATFRTPYYRHREQPSLYQQFNRDHARLRAPGERAFAQLKSWRLLRRARCSTRRISTIVQAVHTLLTCNYSG; this is encoded by the coding sequence GTGGTGATTCCACTCATCACACCGGCGACCGAAGGGGCCCTGTTGGTTCCGTATCCTGCCATGCTCGACGTCCCGCATGAGCTCGTCGAGCATGTTGCCTGGCTGCTGTACGAGCATCGCCTGGCCCGCAACACCCGCCGGCGCAAGCTCGGCTGCTTCCAGCAGGCGTTGCTCACTCTCGTCCACCTGCGGAAGAACGAGACGTTCTCCCAGCTCGGAGTGGGTTTCGGGATATCCCAGGCCACGGCCTGGCGGTACGTTGACGAGACCCTGGACATCCTGGTCTCCTGGGCGCCCGGCCTCCACGAAGCCCTCGCCGGCCTCGGTGAGGGCGACCACGTCATCGTTGACGGCACCCTGATTCCCATCGACCGGATCCACGCCGACGAGCCGTACTACTCGCAGAAACACAAGAAGCACGGCATGAACGTGCAGGTCATCGCCCGTCCCGACGGCACACCGCTGTGGTTCTCCCGGGCAACACCGGGCCGCACCCACGATCTGACCGCGGCCCGTGCCCACGGCATCGTCCAGGTCTGTCTCACCCGGCAGATCCTCGTGCTCGCGGACCGCGCCTACCAGGGCGCCGGCGCCACCTTCCGGACCCCGTACTACCGCCACCGAGAACAGCCCTCGCTTTACCAGCAGTTCAACCGCGACCACGCCCGGCTGAGGGCGCCTGGCGAACGGGCCTTCGCGCAGTTGAAGTCCTGGCGGCTACTACGGCGAGCCAGATGCTCCACCCGCCGCATCAGCACGATCGTCCAAGCTGTCCACACGCTGCTGACCTGCAACTATTCAGGATGA
- a CDS encoding RidA family protein — MSSQVKAFGFGMPWESLYGYSQATQIGDTVYVSGQLSHDRHGNFVGADDFELQVRTTLENLDLVLRQFGAERSQIVETTVLVRKLRENFDTTARLHAEYFGEHRPASTVMGVSDLALPDQLVEIGALVRLDVKP, encoded by the coding sequence ATGAGTTCTCAGGTGAAGGCATTCGGGTTCGGCATGCCGTGGGAGTCGTTGTACGGGTACAGTCAGGCCACTCAGATCGGTGACACGGTTTATGTGTCGGGGCAGCTGTCTCATGACCGTCACGGCAACTTCGTGGGTGCCGACGACTTTGAACTGCAGGTCCGCACCACGCTGGAGAACCTGGACCTGGTGCTGAGGCAGTTCGGGGCCGAGCGTAGCCAGATAGTGGAGACCACGGTTCTGGTGAGGAAGCTGCGGGAGAACTTCGACACGACAGCACGCCTCCACGCCGAGTACTTCGGGGAGCACCGGCCCGCCAGCACGGTCATGGGCGTTTCCGACTTGGCACTGCCGGACCAACTCGTGGAGATCGGCGCGCTCGTGCGTCTCGATGTGAAGCCATAG
- a CDS encoding IS5 family transposase: MIRRHELSDAEWELIRPLLPRPVLGRPRLDDRTVLNGIVWKFRTGIAWRDVPERYGSWTSLHTRFHRWAADGTFDRMLQAAQAKADAAGDIEWLVSVDSTIIRRCPRPPAGGRCPKRGRRSPALGRPKGGLTSRTHLACHGTGRPLAFVLTGGNTNDCTQFTTVMDAIRVPRIGPGRPLIRPDHVIDDKGYSSKAIRTWLRGRGIAHTIPERADQIRNRVRRGRLGGRSPAFDPETYRRRNISDKRPVCPT; this comes from the coding sequence GTGATACGCCGCCATGAACTGTCCGATGCCGAGTGGGAACTCATACGGCCGCTGTTGCCCCGGCCTGTGCTGGGGCGGCCTCGGCTGGACGACCGCACAGTCCTCAACGGGATCGTGTGGAAGTTCCGGACCGGGATCGCCTGGCGGGATGTGCCCGAGCGGTACGGCTCTTGGACCAGCCTTCACACCCGTTTCCACAGGTGGGCGGCGGACGGCACGTTCGATCGGATGCTCCAGGCCGCGCAGGCGAAGGCTGATGCGGCAGGAGACATCGAGTGGCTGGTGTCGGTCGACTCCACCATTATCCGCCGTTGTCCACGCCCACCAGCAGGCGGCCGGTGCCCGAAAAGGGGGCGCCGAAGCCCGGCCCTGGGCCGGCCCAAAGGCGGACTGACCAGCAGGACCCACCTCGCCTGCCACGGGACCGGCCGCCCTCTCGCCTTCGTCCTGACCGGCGGAAACACCAACGACTGCACACAGTTCACCACCGTGATGGACGCGATACGGGTCCCCCGGATCGGGCCGGGCCGACCTCTCATCAGGCCCGACCACGTGATCGACGACAAGGGCTACAGCTCGAAGGCCATCCGCACCTGGCTCAGGGGCCGCGGCATCGCCCACACCATTCCCGAGCGGGCCGACCAGATCCGAAACCGGGTACGGCGAGGCCGTCTCGGCGGCCGCTCGCCGGCCTTCGACCCCGAGACCTACCGGCGCCGCAACATCTCTGACAAACGGCCAGTGTGCCCGACTTGA
- a CDS encoding helix-turn-helix domain-containing protein — protein MFVDRLLATLVHLRHGVTRDVPACWFGVNRSTITRVIG, from the coding sequence GTGTTCGTCGACCGGCTCCTGGCCACTCTCGTGCATCTTCGCCATGGGGTTACTCGTGACGTGCCGGCCTGCTGGTTCGGCGTGAACCGCTCCACCATCACCCGGGTCATCGGCTAG